A window of Nicotiana tabacum cultivar K326 chromosome 24, ASM71507v2, whole genome shotgun sequence contains these coding sequences:
- the LOC107815582 gene encoding ABSCISIC ACID-INSENSITIVE 5-like protein 2 gives MGSQGGGGGGNSMGATQAQDPKPNALARQGSLYSLTLDEVQNQLGDLGKPLSSMNLDELLKTVWTVEASQGMGGTDYGALHHSQVASGSSLHRQSSITLTGDLCKKTVDQVWQDIQQGQKRDNSDRKTQERQRTLGEMTLEDFLVKAGVVAEPTPGKRSSSGSGLGGDSMALPQQQAQWSHYAMPQIPPQQPQQQNMLPVFMPGHPVQQPLAVVANPIMDAAYPESQMTMSPTALLGTLSDTQTLGRKRVAPEDVVEKTVERRQKRMIKNRESAARSRARKQAYTHELENKVSRLEEENERLKRQKEIEKVLPSVPPPEPKYQLRRTSSAPF, from the exons ATGGGATCTcagggtggtggtggtggtggtaatAGTATGGGTGCAACTCAAGCACAAGACCCAAAGCCAAATGCTTTGGCTAGGCAAGGATCATTATATAGCCTTACACTTGATGAGGTTCAGAATCAATTGGGGGATTTAGGGAAACCACTAAGTAGTATGAATCTTGATGAGCTTCTTAAGACTGTATGGACTGTTGAGGCTAGTCAAGGAATGGGGGGAACGGATTACGGGGCGCTGCATCATAGCCAGGTTGCTTCAGGGAGTTCTCTGCATCGACAGTCAAGCATCACGCTAACTGGCGATCTATGTAAGAAGACTGTTGATCAGGTTTGGCAGGATATTCAGCAGGGGCAGAAAAGGGATAATAGTGATAGGAAAACTCAGGAGAGGCAGCGTACTCTTGGTGAGATGACACTGGAGGATTTTTTGGTTAAGGCTGGAGTGGTTGCTGAGCCGACTCCGGGCAAGAGAAGTAGTTCAGGCTCTGGTTTAGGGGGTGATTCAATGGCATTGCCACAACAGCAAGCTCAGTGGTCACATTATGCAATGCCTCAGATACCACCGCAGCAACCACAACAGCAGAATATGCTACCCGTTTTTATGCCTGGACATCCGGTTCAACAGCCTTTGGCTGTTGTTGCCAACCCAATAATGGATGCAGCTTATCCTGAATCTCAGATGACAATGTCTCCAACTGCTCTGTTGGGCACATTATCGGACACACAAACACTCGGAAGAAAGAGAGTTGCACCAGAAGATGTGGTTGAGAAGACTGTTGAAAGGAGGCAGAAGAGGATGATTAAGAATAGGGAATCTGCAGCGAGGTCACGAGCAAGGAAGCAG GCTTACACCCATGAACTGGAGAACAAGGTTTCACGCCTCGAAGAGGAGAATGAAAGGCTCAAGAGACAAAAG GAGATAGAGAAGGTGTTACCAAGTGTTCCACCTCCAGAGCCTAAGTATCAGCTGCGTAGAACAAGCTCCGCCCCTTTCTAA